A window of the Brassica napus cultivar Da-Ae chromosome C5, Da-Ae, whole genome shotgun sequence genome harbors these coding sequences:
- the LOC125586869 gene encoding pentatricopeptide repeat-containing protein At4g28010-like, with product MALDTLPCNVVCNTAIDVFVRANRLEKALRFMERMQVIGIVPDVVTYNCLIRGYCDLRRVEEAVELLEELDAALSLLDDMYLINKHADVFTYTTLVDALGKKGRIEEATELMKKMLHKGIDPTPVTYRTVIHRYCQMGKVDDLVAILEKMLLRQKCRTVYNQVIEKLCGLGKLEEADKILGKVLRTASTSDAKTC from the coding sequence ATGGCTTTGGACACGCTTCCATGCAACGTAGTTTGCAACACGGCTATTGATGTTTTCGTGAGAGCGAATAGGTTGGAGAAAGCTTTACGGTTTATGGAACGAATGCAGGTTATTGGTATAGTGCCAGATGTGGTGACTTATAATTGTTTGATCAGAGGGTATTGTGACTTGCGTCGAGTTGAGGAAGCTGTTGAGCTACTCGAGGAGTTAGACGCTGCTCTCTCACTGCTTGATGACATGTACCTGATCAACAAACACGCAGATGTCTTCACATACACCACTTTAGTTGATGCATTGGGGAAAAAAGGTAGAATAGAAGAAGCAACGGAACTTATGAAGAAGATGCTTCACAAAGGCATAGATCCCACTCCTGTCACATACAGGACTGTCATCCACCGGTACTGCCAAATGGGAAAGGTTGATGATCTCGTGGCTATACTGGAGAAGATGCTGCTGCGGCAGAAATGCAGGACAGTGTATAACCAAGTCATTGAGAAGCTTTGTGGTTTGGGAAAGCTCGAGGAGGCAGACAAAATTTTGGGTAAAGTTCTGAGGACAGCTTCGACATCTGATGCTAAGACATGTTAA